A genomic stretch from Cellulomonas sp. KRMCY2 includes:
- the adhP gene encoding alcohol dehydrogenase AdhP yields the protein MKAAVVTAFGEDLTIEDVPIPEPGPGEALVELISSGVCHTDLHAVNGDWPVKPSPPFIPGHEGVGTVVSIGAGVDDLAVGDLVGNAWLWSACGTCRHCRTGWETLCEKQQNAGYSVDGSFGQYMLVNSRFAARIPDGVDTTEVAPILCAGVTVYKGLKMTEARPGQWVAISGIGGLGHIAVQYARAMGLRVVAVDIADDKLALAKKHGAEVVVDAREGDPAAAVQRATGGVDGVLVTAVHPSAFGQAIGMTRRGGTIVFNGLPAGDFPASIFEIVLKGLTVRGSIVGTRQDLDEALSFYARGQIHPTVSTRGLGEINEIFGEMSRGQIDGRVVITY from the coding sequence ATGAAGGCGGCCGTAGTCACGGCGTTCGGCGAGGACCTCACCATCGAGGACGTCCCGATCCCGGAGCCTGGACCGGGTGAAGCCCTCGTCGAGCTCATCAGCAGCGGCGTCTGCCACACGGACCTGCACGCGGTCAACGGCGACTGGCCGGTCAAGCCGAGCCCGCCGTTCATCCCGGGCCACGAAGGGGTCGGCACCGTCGTCTCGATCGGTGCGGGCGTCGACGACCTGGCCGTCGGGGACCTGGTCGGCAACGCCTGGCTCTGGTCCGCGTGCGGCACCTGCCGGCACTGTCGCACCGGGTGGGAGACCCTCTGCGAGAAGCAGCAGAACGCCGGCTACAGCGTCGACGGCTCGTTCGGTCAGTACATGCTCGTCAACTCGCGCTTCGCCGCACGCATCCCCGACGGTGTGGACACGACGGAGGTCGCGCCGATCCTCTGCGCCGGTGTCACGGTCTACAAGGGTCTGAAGATGACCGAGGCGCGCCCCGGCCAGTGGGTCGCCATCTCCGGGATCGGCGGCCTCGGGCACATCGCGGTGCAGTACGCGAGGGCCATGGGGCTGCGGGTGGTCGCCGTCGACATCGCCGACGACAAGCTCGCGCTCGCGAAGAAGCACGGTGCCGAGGTCGTCGTCGATGCGCGCGAGGGCGACCCGGCTGCGGCCGTGCAGCGGGCGACCGGTGGGGTCGACGGTGTGCTCGTGACGGCGGTCCACCCGTCAGCGTTCGGTCAGGCGATCGGCATGACGCGACGGGGTGGCACCATCGTGTTCAACGGCCTCCCGGCAGGTGACTTCCCGGCGTCGATCTTCGAGATCGTGCTCAAGGGGCTGACCGTGCGGGGCTCGATCGTCGGCACCCGCCAGGACCTGGACGAGGCCCTGAGCTTCTACGCACGCGGCCAGATCCACCCGACGGTGTCCACTCGGGGACTCGGCGAGATCAACGAGATCTTCGGCGAGATGAGCCGCGGCCAGATCGACGGGCGCGTGGTCATCACGTACTGA
- a CDS encoding EAL domain-containing protein has protein sequence MTRTAIPVAATPPAGLGWVDRAVVRGVQVPAWVAVLTLGVMLVAAWVAVYTSGGTQRALPHLFYIPIILATLPFGLRGSIGTSAVAAVICGPLMPLSTVTGEPQQVGSWLFRAAMFMIVGSIASLALTMRDRVYQQQLASEVRNAITRSESGGPDVDESLLPLIDEVIDTQAFHSVYQPIYSLADGMLIGVEALTRFDVEPYRTPDLWFAAAHQVGRGTELELAAIQLALTTAHELPPTVELSVNASPATLGEAGMLDLVRSAHGRQLTVEITEHAVVEDYHLLQGTVDALRFMGVKIAVDDAGAGFASLRHIVQLAPDTIKLDMSLTQNLAGSPLRRALAGSLIEFAHRTGAQLVVEGIEEVGDLTTWASLGAHAVQGFLVGLPQSLPVPGVSPVITNQRARITAGNPSPPG, from the coding sequence ATGACACGCACTGCCATCCCGGTCGCCGCCACACCACCGGCCGGCCTGGGCTGGGTCGACCGCGCCGTCGTGCGTGGTGTGCAGGTGCCCGCCTGGGTGGCCGTCCTGACGCTCGGCGTCATGCTCGTCGCAGCGTGGGTCGCGGTCTACACGAGCGGTGGCACGCAGCGCGCCCTGCCCCACCTGTTCTACATCCCGATCATCCTCGCCACGCTGCCGTTCGGACTGCGCGGGTCGATCGGCACGTCCGCGGTCGCAGCAGTGATCTGCGGTCCGCTGATGCCGCTCAGCACGGTCACCGGCGAGCCGCAGCAGGTCGGCAGCTGGCTGTTCCGGGCGGCGATGTTCATGATCGTCGGGAGCATCGCATCGCTCGCCCTGACCATGCGGGACCGGGTCTACCAGCAGCAGCTCGCCTCGGAGGTCCGCAACGCGATCACCCGGTCCGAGTCCGGTGGGCCCGACGTGGACGAGAGCCTGCTGCCCCTGATCGACGAGGTCATCGACACCCAGGCGTTCCACTCCGTCTACCAGCCCATCTACTCGCTCGCGGACGGCATGCTGATCGGCGTCGAGGCGCTGACGCGGTTCGACGTCGAGCCGTACCGGACACCGGACCTCTGGTTCGCCGCTGCGCACCAGGTGGGCCGGGGCACCGAGCTGGAGCTCGCCGCGATCCAGCTGGCGCTCACCACCGCCCACGAGCTGCCGCCCACCGTGGAGCTGTCCGTCAACGCCTCGCCGGCGACCCTGGGCGAGGCCGGCATGCTCGACCTCGTCCGCTCCGCCCACGGCCGCCAGCTCACCGTCGAGATCACCGAGCACGCGGTCGTCGAGGACTATCACCTGCTCCAGGGGACTGTCGACGCCTTGCGCTTCATGGGCGTCAAGATCGCCGTCGACGACGCGGGCGCCGGGTTCGCGAGCCTGCGGCACATCGTGCAGCTTGCCCCGGACACCATCAAGCTCGACATGTCCCTGACGCAGAACCTCGCGGGGAGCCCGCTGCGCCGCGCGCTGGCCGGCTCGCTCATCGAGTTCGCCCACCGCACCGGCGCCCAGCTGGTCGTGGAGGGCATCGAGGAGGTCGGCGACCTGACCACGTGGGCGTCGCTCGGCGCGCACGCCGTGCAGGGCTTCCTCGTCGGGCTGCCGCAGTCCCTCCCGGTGCCCGGCGTGAGCCCGGTGATCACGAACCAGCGAGCGCGCATCACCGCCGGCAACCCGTCGCCGCCCGGCTGA
- a CDS encoding phosphotransferase has protein sequence MTGRREWTAERVIDAELAGRVIAEQFPDLAGLPVRTFDAGWDNVVLAVGDAWLFRFIHRRIALDGSRRELAVLRHLADRFAVPIPHPVFVGTPTPEVGWPFWGTRALPGRELAEAGLPSAERTDVAASLGSFLRELHAPDLAAATTTAAAASDVALPSDPLGRADASRTATRARERLGRLVAAGIWAADPRVDVLLDRAAAAPPTPPGQAVLVHGDLHARHVLVDGRALAGVIDWGDTALADPSVDLMIGYSAFEGASRTAFLDAYGDVPPDRELRARTTAVSVSAALAEYAAGEGMDALLAETLAGLGRAVE, from the coding sequence ATGACCGGACGACGTGAGTGGACCGCCGAACGAGTCATCGACGCAGAGCTCGCCGGACGCGTGATCGCCGAGCAGTTCCCCGACCTCGCCGGCCTGCCGGTCCGCACGTTCGACGCCGGCTGGGACAACGTCGTGCTCGCCGTCGGCGACGCGTGGCTCTTCCGCTTCATCCACCGGCGGATCGCCCTCGACGGGTCGCGCCGCGAGCTGGCCGTGCTGCGCCACCTCGCGGACCGCTTCGCGGTGCCCATCCCCCACCCGGTCTTCGTCGGCACCCCGACGCCGGAGGTCGGCTGGCCGTTCTGGGGCACGCGCGCGCTGCCGGGTCGGGAGCTCGCCGAGGCCGGGCTGCCGTCTGCCGAGCGCACCGACGTCGCGGCGTCGCTCGGCAGCTTCCTGCGCGAGCTGCATGCGCCGGACCTCGCCGCGGCGACGACGACGGCTGCGGCGGCATCCGACGTCGCACTGCCGTCGGATCCGCTGGGTCGCGCGGACGCGAGCCGGACGGCGACCCGGGCGCGCGAACGTCTCGGCCGGCTCGTCGCGGCCGGCATCTGGGCGGCGGACCCACGCGTCGACGTGCTGCTCGACCGCGCCGCGGCGGCGCCGCCGACACCACCGGGGCAGGCCGTCCTGGTGCACGGGGACCTGCACGCGCGCCACGTCCTGGTCGACGGCAGGGCCCTGGCCGGGGTGATCGACTGGGGCGACACGGCGCTGGCGGACCCGTCGGTCGACCTGATGATCGGCTACTCCGCCTTCGAGGGCGCGTCACGCACGGCGTTCCTGGACGCCTACGGCGACGTGCCGCCCGACCGTGAGCTGCGGGCCCGCACGACCGCCGTGTCCGTCAGCGCGGCCCTCGCGGAGTACGCGGCGGGCGAGGGCATGGACGCCCTGCTCGCCGAGACCCTGGCCGGCCTCGGCCGCGCCGTGGAATGA
- a CDS encoding SDR family NAD(P)-dependent oxidoreductase, producing the protein MSRVLVTGSTDGIGLESARLLLEAGHDVVAHARDDQRAADVHSRLPGLRDVVVGDLASLAQTRDLASDATAAGPFDAVIHNAGVGGGATERTVTADGIERIFQVNTVAPYLLTALMPRPARLVYLTSGLEAQGSVALDDLQHAGRPWDGMQAYSDSKLCDVMLAFAVARLWPGVLATAVDPGWIKTKLGGPDAWDEVGDGAATQVWLATSDEDDARVTGRYVKRFALQEANPQASDVALQDGLLARLATITGVTLPR; encoded by the coding sequence ATGTCACGCGTCCTCGTCACCGGCTCGACCGACGGCATCGGCCTGGAGTCGGCCCGGCTGCTCCTCGAGGCGGGGCACGACGTCGTGGCCCACGCCCGCGACGACCAGCGCGCCGCTGACGTGCACAGCCGGCTCCCAGGACTGCGGGACGTCGTCGTCGGCGACCTCGCATCCCTCGCGCAGACCCGCGACCTTGCGTCCGACGCCACGGCCGCCGGGCCGTTCGACGCGGTCATCCACAACGCCGGGGTGGGCGGCGGGGCCACGGAACGCACCGTCACAGCCGATGGCATCGAGCGCATCTTCCAGGTCAACACCGTCGCGCCGTACCTGCTCACCGCCCTCATGCCGCGTCCGGCGCGCCTGGTCTACCTCACCTCCGGCCTGGAGGCCCAGGGCTCGGTCGCCCTCGACGACCTGCAGCACGCCGGCCGACCGTGGGACGGCATGCAGGCGTACTCCGACTCCAAGCTCTGCGACGTGATGCTCGCGTTCGCGGTCGCCCGGCTGTGGCCGGGGGTGCTCGCCACGGCGGTGGACCCCGGCTGGATCAAGACGAAGCTCGGCGGTCCGGACGCCTGGGACGAGGTCGGCGACGGTGCCGCGACCCAGGTGTGGCTCGCGACCAGCGACGAGGACGACGCCCGGGTGACCGGCCGCTACGTCAAGCGGTTCGCGCTGCAGGAGGCGAACCCGCAGGCCTCCGACGTGGCGCTGCAGGACGGCCTGCTCGCGCGCCTCGCGACGATCACCGGGGTCACGCTGCCGCGCTGA
- a CDS encoding mechanosensitive ion channel family protein, with product MTLTLPPTSFLPLAARAAVDEGSGGASGVAVVLAVAAALIAAILLAEVVAAVVRAIGHRSWFAQNLSRRSRRPLRAVLLVAAVWIAVRLVTEQPPAGPDWLPAFEHVLLIATIIGVAWLVGTLAFVAEDAAVARYRTDVPDNRHARRVRTQVMVLRRITVAVLVVCAVAGVLLTFDAARTAGAGLLASAGLVSIVVGLAAQTALANIFAGVQLAFTDAIRVDDVVVVDDEWGRVEEITMTYVVVHLWDDRRLIMPSTWFTTNPFENWTRRAADLLGTVELDLDWAVPVTEMRAELTRLLQSSDLWDHRVGVLQVTGATGGLVRVRALASAADAPTLFDLRCNVREGLVLWLQRVHPESLPKTRLEQVPYLDAGGARRDGAHPTGAHPTGEQPVTGVQPITGEQPITGEQPSTGGTPPGETTTTGETATRRRRAAAGRPDDTVRLDVDRDARLFTGSLQAIERSKAFAGPGEDVIAEREQTAEGPVVGAEPRRHTQ from the coding sequence GTGACCCTGACTCTCCCCCCGACGTCCTTCCTGCCCCTCGCCGCCCGTGCCGCGGTCGATGAGGGCTCCGGCGGCGCGTCCGGCGTCGCCGTCGTCCTCGCCGTGGCCGCCGCCCTGATCGCGGCCATCCTGCTCGCCGAGGTCGTCGCCGCCGTCGTGCGGGCGATCGGTCACCGCTCCTGGTTCGCCCAGAACCTCTCGCGCCGGTCCCGGCGTCCGTTGCGGGCCGTGCTGCTCGTGGCGGCGGTCTGGATCGCGGTGCGACTCGTCACCGAGCAGCCGCCGGCCGGTCCTGATTGGCTCCCGGCCTTCGAGCACGTGCTGCTCATCGCCACGATCATCGGGGTGGCCTGGCTCGTCGGGACGCTGGCCTTCGTCGCCGAGGACGCCGCGGTCGCGCGCTACCGGACCGACGTGCCGGACAACCGGCACGCCCGACGGGTGCGCACCCAGGTGATGGTCCTGCGCCGGATCACTGTTGCGGTCCTGGTGGTCTGCGCCGTGGCCGGCGTGCTGCTGACCTTCGACGCCGCGCGGACCGCGGGCGCCGGCCTGCTGGCGTCGGCCGGGTTGGTGTCGATCGTGGTCGGGCTCGCTGCGCAGACCGCGCTCGCGAACATCTTCGCCGGCGTCCAGCTCGCGTTCACCGACGCGATCCGGGTCGACGACGTCGTGGTGGTCGACGACGAGTGGGGCCGGGTCGAGGAGATCACCATGACCTACGTCGTGGTGCACCTCTGGGACGACCGGCGCCTGATCATGCCGTCGACCTGGTTCACGACCAACCCGTTCGAGAACTGGACCCGGCGGGCGGCCGACCTGCTCGGCACTGTCGAGCTCGACCTGGACTGGGCGGTGCCGGTCACCGAGATGCGTGCGGAGCTGACCAGGCTGCTGCAGTCGAGCGACCTGTGGGACCACCGGGTCGGCGTGCTCCAGGTCACCGGGGCGACCGGCGGCCTGGTCCGGGTGCGGGCCCTGGCCAGTGCGGCCGACGCCCCGACCCTGTTCGACCTGAGGTGCAACGTGCGCGAGGGCCTCGTGCTGTGGCTCCAGCGCGTGCACCCGGAGTCGCTGCCGAAGACCCGGCTGGAGCAGGTCCCGTACCTCGACGCCGGTGGCGCCCGACGCGACGGCGCTCACCCGACCGGCGCTCACCCGACCGGCGAGCAGCCGGTCACGGGCGTGCAGCCGATCACCGGGGAGCAGCCGATCACCGGGGAGCAGCCGTCCACCGGCGGGACGCCCCCGGGCGAGACGACGACCACCGGCGAGACGGCGACCCGTCGGCGCAGGGCAGCGGCCGGCCGGCCGGACGACACCGTGCGGCTCGACGTCGACCGGGACGCGCGGCTCTTCACCGGCAGCCTGCAGGCGATCGAGAGGTCCAAGGCCTTCGCCGGCCCCGGCGAGGACGTGATCGCCGAGCGCGAGCAGACCGCCGAGGGCCCCGTCGTCGGAGCCGAGCCGCGACGACACACGCAGTAG
- a CDS encoding GlsB/YeaQ/YmgE family stress response membrane protein, translating to MEIDGIISALVVGIIIGALGRFFASGRQKISIPMTIIVGVVAAFLGSLLARALGVETTDGIDWIELFIQIGLAVIGVTFAARTLGGRRRL from the coding sequence ATGGAGATCGACGGCATCATCAGTGCGCTCGTGGTCGGGATCATCATCGGTGCCCTCGGCCGGTTCTTCGCATCCGGGCGACAGAAGATCTCGATCCCGATGACGATCATCGTCGGGGTGGTGGCTGCGTTCCTCGGCTCACTGCTCGCCCGGGCCCTCGGTGTCGAGACGACGGACGGCATCGACTGGATCGAGCTCTTCATCCAGATCGGCCTCGCGGTCATCGGCGTGACGTTCGCCGCTCGCACGCTCGGCGGCCGGCGCCGCCTCTGA
- the galE gene encoding UDP-glucose 4-epimerase GalE, with protein MTWLVTGGAGYIGSHVVQAFIDRGLDVVVIDDLSSGHAEFVPDGVPFVRGSILDTPLVLAALRDHAVTGVVHLAGFKYAGVSVDRPLHTYDQNVTGTVSLLRAMGEAGVTRIVFSSSAAVYGTPDTDVVTERTPTLPESPYGETKLIGEWLLRDQARASADGPAPLRHTSLRYFNVVGSGREDLYDSSPHNLFPLVLDALVAGRTPRINGTDYPTPDGTCVRDYVHVADLAVSHVAAARALAAGRTLEPVYNLGSGDGVSVRQIMTAMAEVTGIDFTPELAPRRPGDPARIVASGELAARDLDWQMRNTLLDMVASAWDARRHTADS; from the coding sequence ATGACCTGGTTGGTTACCGGCGGTGCCGGCTACATCGGTTCGCACGTCGTGCAGGCCTTCATCGACCGAGGGCTCGACGTGGTCGTGATCGACGACCTCTCCTCCGGGCACGCCGAGTTCGTGCCGGACGGCGTCCCGTTCGTGCGGGGCAGCATCCTCGACACACCCCTGGTGCTGGCAGCCCTGCGCGACCACGCCGTGACCGGTGTCGTCCACCTGGCCGGCTTCAAGTACGCCGGGGTGAGCGTCGACCGCCCGCTGCACACCTATGACCAGAACGTCACGGGCACCGTGAGCCTGCTGCGCGCGATGGGCGAGGCCGGCGTCACCCGGATCGTCTTCTCCTCGAGTGCCGCCGTCTACGGGACCCCCGACACGGACGTGGTCACCGAGCGCACCCCCACCCTGCCGGAGTCGCCCTACGGCGAGACCAAGCTGATCGGCGAGTGGCTGCTGCGGGACCAGGCCCGGGCGAGTGCCGACGGCCCGGCTCCCCTGCGCCACACGTCGCTGCGGTACTTCAACGTGGTCGGCTCCGGGCGCGAGGACCTGTACGACTCCAGCCCGCACAACCTCTTCCCGCTGGTGCTCGACGCCCTCGTCGCGGGGCGCACGCCTCGGATCAACGGCACGGACTACCCGACGCCCGACGGCACCTGCGTCCGCGACTACGTGCACGTCGCCGACCTGGCGGTCTCGCACGTCGCAGCGGCCCGGGCCCTGGCGGCCGGGCGGACCCTCGAGCCGGTCTACAACCTGGGCAGCGGCGACGGCGTCTCGGTCCGGCAGATCATGACGGCGATGGCCGAGGTCACCGGGATCGACTTCACCCCCGAGCTCGCCCCGCGCCGACCGGGCGACCCGGCCCGGATCGTCGCGTCGGGCGAGCTCGCCGCACGCGACCTGGACTGGCAGATGCGCAACACGCTCCTCGACATGGTCGCCAGCGCGTGGGACGCCCGCCGGCACACTGCCGACTCCTGA
- a CDS encoding LLM class flavin-dependent oxidoreductase: protein MRIGIVLLPQQRWHVARERWVRAEEYGFDHAWTYDHLAWRTLADEPWFATVPLLAAAAVVTERIRLGTWVASPNFRHPVPFAKDVMGLDDISSGRFLLGLGAGGTGADADVLGPGPVPRVRAARFEEFVDLLDELLTQPVTERTGEHFEAHGARMIPGCVQAPRVPFVVAANGPRALRVAARHAQGWATYGPSLEPEAIEAMGTAAATELWWDGLAALVGRFEATAREIGRDPASVDRYLSLDGAPVFSMDSYDVMAQGVERARALGFTDVVVHWPRAAGVYAGREAVLEEIASRLPELRA, encoded by the coding sequence ATGCGGATCGGGATCGTGCTGCTGCCCCAGCAGCGCTGGCACGTCGCGCGCGAGCGCTGGGTGCGTGCCGAGGAGTACGGCTTCGACCATGCCTGGACCTACGACCACCTGGCCTGGCGGACGCTGGCCGACGAGCCCTGGTTCGCGACGGTCCCGCTGCTCGCGGCGGCCGCGGTGGTCACCGAGCGGATCCGGTTGGGCACCTGGGTCGCGAGCCCGAACTTCCGCCACCCGGTGCCCTTCGCCAAGGACGTCATGGGCCTCGACGACATCAGCTCCGGACGCTTCCTGCTCGGCCTCGGCGCGGGCGGCACGGGCGCCGACGCCGACGTCCTGGGGCCGGGTCCGGTGCCGCGCGTGCGGGCCGCACGCTTCGAGGAGTTCGTCGACCTCCTGGACGAGCTGCTGACGCAGCCGGTGACCGAGCGCACCGGGGAGCACTTCGAGGCGCACGGGGCGCGGATGATCCCGGGCTGCGTACAGGCTCCGCGGGTCCCGTTCGTCGTGGCCGCGAACGGTCCGCGTGCCCTGCGCGTCGCGGCCCGCCACGCCCAGGGATGGGCCACCTACGGTCCGTCCCTCGAGCCCGAGGCGATCGAGGCCATGGGCACGGCTGCGGCCACCGAGCTCTGGTGGGACGGGCTCGCCGCCCTGGTGGGGCGGTTCGAGGCGACGGCGCGCGAGATCGGGCGCGACCCGGCGAGCGTCGACCGGTACCTGAGCCTGGACGGTGCGCCGGTGTTCTCGATGGACTCCTACGACGTGATGGCGCAGGGCGTGGAACGTGCGCGCGCGCTCGGGTTCACCGACGTCGTCGTGCACTGGCCGCGCGCTGCGGGCGTCTATGCCGGGCGCGAGGCCGTGCTCGAGGAGATCGCGAGTCGGCTGCCTGAGCTGCGCGCCTGA
- a CDS encoding metallopeptidase family protein → MVEMSRAEFEGAVSDALDLIPAELAAQIDNVVVLVEDDAPDDEPELLGLYEGVALTERDGWWAAGSLPDRITIYRNPTLAICETVEEVVEEVAVTVVHEVAHHFGIDDERLHELGWD, encoded by the coding sequence ATGGTCGAGATGTCGCGTGCGGAGTTCGAGGGAGCCGTCAGCGACGCCCTCGATCTCATCCCGGCCGAGCTCGCGGCCCAGATCGACAACGTCGTCGTCCTCGTCGAGGACGACGCCCCCGACGACGAGCCGGAGCTGCTCGGCCTCTACGAGGGTGTTGCCCTGACCGAGCGGGACGGCTGGTGGGCTGCCGGCTCGCTGCCCGACCGGATCACGATCTACCGCAACCCGACGCTCGCCATCTGCGAGACGGTCGAGGAGGTCGTCGAGGAGGTCGCGGTCACGGTGGTGCACGAGGTCGCGCACCACTTCGGCATCGACGACGAGCGGTTGCACGAGCTGGGCTGGGACTGA
- a CDS encoding phage holin family protein: MTSTQSTPDRNDARPSIGELVSTLSEKLSQLIRDEIRLAKAEMTEKAKHAAIGGGLFAGAAFLGFFAFATLIATAVLGLANAVPAWLAALIVTVILLVVAGVMVAVGKRSLDQGSPPMPERAQASIKADVEALKEGLTS; encoded by the coding sequence GTGACGAGCACGCAGAGCACTCCCGATCGCAACGACGCCCGGCCGAGCATCGGTGAGCTCGTGAGCACTCTCTCGGAGAAGCTCTCCCAGCTCATCCGGGACGAGATCCGGCTCGCGAAGGCCGAGATGACCGAGAAGGCCAAGCACGCGGCCATCGGCGGCGGCCTGTTCGCCGGAGCGGCGTTCCTCGGCTTCTTCGCCTTCGCCACCCTGATCGCCACAGCTGTCCTCGGTCTGGCCAACGCCGTGCCGGCCTGGCTCGCGGCCCTCATCGTCACCGTCATCCTGCTGGTCGTCGCCGGCGTCATGGTCGCCGTCGGCAAGCGCTCCCTCGATCAGGGCTCCCCACCGATGCCCGAGCGCGCGCAGGCCAGCATCAAGGCCGACGTCGAGGCCCTCAAGGAAGGACTGACCTCATGA
- a CDS encoding DUF3618 domain-containing protein, with protein MSGTTPEEIEAEIARTRTELRSTVEELSERLNPRTQAAHAADEAKIALVDLKRRVTGEVRPLGEPEPSRTGWVVIGAAAAAAAALVGAILRKR; from the coding sequence ATGAGCGGGACCACACCCGAGGAGATCGAGGCGGAGATCGCCCGGACCCGCACCGAGCTCAGGAGCACCGTCGAGGAGCTCTCCGAACGGCTCAACCCGCGCACCCAGGCGGCGCACGCCGCCGACGAGGCCAAGATCGCGCTGGTCGACCTCAAGCGCCGGGTCACCGGCGAGGTGCGGCCGCTCGGTGAGCCGGAGCCCTCCAGGACCGGCTGGGTCGTGATCGGTGCGGCTGCCGCGGCGGCAGCGGCCCTCGTCGGGGCGATCCTGCGCAAGCGCTGA
- a CDS encoding methylated-DNA--[protein]-cysteine S-methyltransferase, which translates to MTTSTLLAGTVPTPAGAMCLAVTPDGVVRAAGFGDLDLLLGRLSLAEPAMAAGAVQARRVTIDELPAAVVDAVRRWAAGEVGALDVVPVDQPGGPFFQDVWRAMRRVPAGTTVTYRELAEMSGRPAAVRAAGSACARNLVAPFVPCHRIVRSDGTLGGYAYGLDAKRALLDHERGALAG; encoded by the coding sequence ATGACCACCTCGACCTTGCTCGCCGGGACGGTGCCGACCCCGGCCGGCGCGATGTGCCTGGCCGTCACGCCGGACGGCGTCGTGCGGGCGGCCGGGTTCGGCGACCTCGACCTGTTGCTCGGCCGGCTGAGCCTCGCGGAGCCCGCCATGGCGGCCGGGGCGGTGCAGGCGCGCCGGGTGACGATCGACGAGCTGCCGGCGGCGGTCGTCGACGCGGTGCGTCGGTGGGCAGCGGGGGAGGTCGGTGCCCTCGACGTGGTTCCGGTGGACCAGCCGGGCGGGCCGTTCTTCCAGGACGTGTGGCGGGCCATGCGCCGGGTGCCGGCGGGCACCACCGTGACGTACCGCGAGCTCGCCGAGATGTCCGGCCGTCCGGCGGCGGTGCGCGCCGCCGGCTCGGCCTGCGCCCGCAACCTGGTGGCGCCCTTCGTGCCGTGCCATCGCATCGTGCGCAGCGACGGCACCCTCGGTGGGTATGCCTACGGCCTGGACGCCAAGCGCGCGCTGCTGGACCACGAGCGCGGTGCCCTGGCCGGCTGA